A portion of the Oncorhynchus clarkii lewisi isolate Uvic-CL-2024 chromosome 27, UVic_Ocla_1.0, whole genome shotgun sequence genome contains these proteins:
- the LOC139386385 gene encoding clustered mitochondria protein homolog isoform X1 encodes MVSKTDDIQASVPNCNVNTVDLAEGETPDHQETKAPNKDPCACGHSASTVVMNGGGAHYHSEEESKQDGGGDTDGVEDSNEQEVIVIQDTGFTVKIQAPGTEPFDLQVSPQEMVQEIHQVLMDREDTCHRTCFSLQLDGNVLDNFAELKSIEGLQEGSLLKVVEEPYTVREARIHVRHIRDLLKSLDPSDAYNGVDCNSLSFLSVFTDGDLGDSGKRKKKGSDLEQIDCTPPEHILPGSKERPLVPLQPQNKDWKVIMTPMQCLKVLTMSGWNPPPGNRKMHGDLMYLYMVTVEERHISITASTRGFYLNQSTTYTFNPKPANPSFLSHSLVELLSQISPAFKKNFTVLQKTRVQRHPFERIATPFQVYSWTAPQVDHTMDCVRAEDAYTSRLGYEEHIPGQTRDWNEELQTTRELARKNLPERLLRERAIFKVHSDFAAAATRGSMAVIDGNVMAINPGEETRMQMFIWNNIFFSLGFDVRDHYRELGGDAAAHAAPTNDLNGVRAYGAVDVEGLYTLGTVVVDYRGYRVTAQSIIPGILEREQEQSVIYGSIDFGKTVVSHGKYLELLERTSRPLKVQRHNVLNEKDESVELCSSVECKGIIGNDGRHYILDLLRTFPPDLNFLPVEGEELSPESVRQGFPRQHRHRLACLRQELIEAFVEHRYLLFMKMAALQLMQQKANKDSKMATLTENNSPEAAVPALPSTENPDASAKSSETSTETLTDGKSDAVQIETTSTTDAPQPAATEATTTEAAPKAEQTTETDIPSAAATTMTASQATPTEDNVVPTVTTNGPLVPVATAIQNGECESPLEGKAEDSIPGLAQAKELAESLAAEDGSGIDPKSREVVLNACKAVGSISNTSFDIRFNPDIFSPGVRFPEDSVDDIQKQKQLLKDAAAFLVSCQIPSLVKDCLDHSALPMDGATLTEALHQRGINVRYLGNVLEFVDKTPAKAQLEHFYRIGISELITRCAKHIFKTYLQTMYSISQGVELSALSAAVSHFLNCFLSSFPDAVAHLPPDELVSRRKNRKRRNRVPGGGDNTAWASLTPSELWKNIVSEAQSYYNFTLHCENADQVVEKYGLQKITLLREISIKAGIQILIKEYNFDSRHKPAFTEEDILNIFPVVKHVNPKASDAFHFFQSGQAKVQQGYLKEGCELINEALNLFNNVYGAMHVEICACLRLLARLNYIMGDHHEALSNQQKAVLMSERVLGVEHPNTIQEYMHLALYCFANGQLSTALKLLYRARYLMLMVCGEDHPEMALLDSNIGLVLHGVMEYDLSLRFLENALAINSKYHGPRSLKVALSHHLVARVYESKAEFRSALQHEKEGYTIYKNQVGEAHEKTKESSEYLKYLTQQAVALQRTMNEIYKNGSNASIMPLKFTAPSMASVLEQLNIINGIIFIPLSQKDLENLKAEVQRRQQLQESGKSMEELTVDGPLELEDKIPMDVNVD; translated from the exons ATGGTGAGCAAGACGGATGACATCCAGGCGTCAGTACCCAACTGTAATGTTAACACAGTTGATCTTGCAGAAGGAGAAACGCCAGACCACCAAGAGACCAAGGCACCAAACAAGGATCCTTGTGCGTGTG GGCACAGTGCAAGCACAGTGGTGATGAATGGGGGCGGGGCCCACTACCATTCGGAGGAGGAGTCCAAGCAGGATGGGGGTGGTGACACGGACGGTGTGGAGGATTCTAACGAACAGGAAGTGATTGTGATTCAGGATACAGGTTTCACCGTGAAGATCCAGGCACCCGGGACGGAGCCTTTTGACCTCCAG GTTTCACCCCAGGAGATGGTGCAGGAGATCCACCAGGTGTTGATGGACCGTGAGGACACCTGTCATCGTACCTGTTTCTCCCTGCAGCTGGACGGCAACGTGCTGGATAACTTTGCTGAGCTCAAATCCATCGAGGGCCTGCAGGAGGGCTCCCTTCTCAAAGTAGTGGAAG AGCCCTACACAGTGCGCGAGGCCCGTATCCATGTGCGTCATATCAGAGACCTGCTGAAAAGCCTGGACCCATCTGATGCCTACAATGGAGTGGACTgcaactctctctccttcctcagtgTCTTCACCGACGGGGACCtaggag ACAGTGGTAAGCGGAAGAAGAAGGGCAGTGATCTGGAGCAGATAGACTGTACCCCTCCAGAACACATCCTGCCTGGCAGTAAAGAACGCCCCCTGGTTCCCCTCCAGCCACAGAACAAGGACTGGAAGGTAATAATGACG CCCATGCAGTGCCTGAAGGTCCTGACTATGAGTGGCTGGAACCCCCCCCCTGGCAACAGGAAGATGCATGGTGATCTTATGTACCTGTATATGGTGACTGTTGAGGAGAGACACATCAGTATCACCGCCTCCACACGTGGCTTCTACCTCAACCA GTCGACCACCTACACCTTCAACCCCAAGCCAGCCAACCCCAGCTTCCTGAGCCACTCGTTGGTTGAGCTGCTGAGCCAGATTAGCCCTGCCTTCAAAAAGAACTTCACTGTCCTGCAGAAGACAAG GGTCCAGCGGCATCCGTTTGAAAGGATAGCCACACCCTTCCAGGTGTACAGTTGGACCGCCCCCCAGGTGGACCACACCATGGACTGTGTCAGAGCTGAGGACGCTTACACCTCCCGTCTAGGCTACGAGGAACACATACCTGGACAG ACGCGAGACTGGAATGAGGAGTTGCAGACGACCAGAGAGCTGGCCCGGAAGAACCTGCCTGAACGCCTGCTGAGAGAGAGGGCCATCTTCAAG gtcCACAGTGACTTTGCGGCTGCTGCTACTCGGGGTTCCATGGCGGTGATCGACGGCAACGTGATGGCCATCAACCCTGGCGAGGAGACGCGTATGCAGATGTTTATCTGGAACAACATCTTCTTCTCCCTGGGCTTCGACGTCCGTGACCACTACCGCGAGCTGGGCGGGGACGCTGCTGCGCACGCTGCGCCCACCAACGACCTCAACGGTGTCCGGGCTTACGGGGCCGTAGACGTGGAGGGGCTGTACACCCTGGGGACTGTGGTGGTGGATTATCGTGGTTATCGTGTCACGGCCCAGTCGATCATCCCTGGTATtctggagagagagcaggagcagAGCGTTATCTACGGGTCTATCGACTTTGGGAAGACAGTGGTGTCTCATGGGAAGTACCTGGAACTTCTGGAGAGGACCAGTCGACCACTCAAG GTCCAGAGACACAATGTGCTGAATGAGAAGGATGAGTCCGTGGAGCTGTGTTCCTCTGTTGAGTGTAAGGGCATAATTGGCAACGATGGACGCCACTACATCCTGGACCTTCTGAGGACCTTCCCCCCTGACCTGAACTTCCTGCCTGTGGAAGGGGAGGAGCTTTCCCCTGAGAGTGTGAGACAGGGTTTCCCCCGCCAGCACCGCCACCGTCTGGCCTGCCTCCGACAGGAGCTCATTGAGGCCTTCGTCGAGCACAG ATACCTCCTCTTCATGAAGATGGCAGCACTCCAGCTGATGCAGCAGAAAGCCAACAAGGACAGCAAGATGGCCACCCTGACAGAGAATAACAGCCCCGAGGCAGCCGTTCCAGCCCTGCCCTCCACGGAGAACCCCGACGCTtcagccaagtcctcagaaaCTTCCACAGAAACCCTCACTGACGGCAAGTCCGACGCAGTCCAGATAGAGACCACCTCTACCACTGATGCCCCTCAGCCAGCAGCAACAGAAGCCACCACCACAGAAGCAGCCCCCAAGGCAGAACAAACAACAGAAACGGACATTCCCTCTGCTGCAGCAACAACCATGACTGCCTCCCAGGCAACCCCTACAGAGGATAATGTGGTTCCCACGGTGACCACCAATGGGCCATTGGTGCCCGTTGCCACAGCGATTCAGAACGGGGAGTGCGAGAGCCCTCTGGAGGGTAAGGCTGAGGATAGTATCCCGGGTTTAGCCCAGGCCAAAGAGCTGGCTGAGTCCTTAGCCGCGGAAGATGGATCCGGTATCG ACCCTAAAAGCCGAGAGGTTGTCCTCAACGCCTGCAAGGCCGTGGGTTCCATCAGCAACACCTCCTTCGACATCCGCTTCAACCCAGACATCTTTTCTCCAG GAGTGCGTTTCCCTGAGGACAGTGTGGATGACATTCAGAAACAGAAGCAGCTGTTGAAGGATGCTGCAGCCTTCCTGGTGTCCTGTCAGATCCCCTCTCTG GTGAAGGACTGTCTGGACCACAGTGCTCTGCCTATGGATGGAGCCACGCTGACTGAGGCTCTGCACCAGAGGGGCATCAATGTGCGTTACCTAGGCAACGTGCTGGAGTTTGTGGACAAGACCCCAGCCAAGGCACAGCTGGAGCACTTCTAT AGAATAGGTATCAGCGAGTTGATCACCAGATGTGCGAAACATATCTTCAAGACATACCTCCAG ACTATGTACTCCATCTCCCAGGGTGTGGAGTTGTCGGCCCTCTCAGCTGCTGTCAGCCACTTCCTCAACTGCTTCCTGTCCTCCTTCCCTGATGCCGTGGCACACCTGCCTCCCGACGAGCTTGTGTCGCGCCGCAAGAACCGTAAACGCCGTAACCGAGTTCCAGGGGGAGGGGACAACACGGCGTGGGCCAGCCTGACACCCAGTGAGCTGTGGAAGAACATAGTCTCTGAGGCCCAGAGTTACTACAACTTCACCCTGCACTG TGAGAATGCTGACCAGGTAGTGGAGAAATACGGCCTTCAGAAGATCACCCTGCTCAGAGAAATCTCCATCAAAGCTGGCATCCAG ATCCTGATAAAGGAGTATAACTTTGACAGTCGCCACAAGCCTGCCTTCACAGAGGAGGACATCCTTAACATCTTCCCTGTGGTGAAGCACGTCAACCCCAAGGCCTCCGATGCCTTTCACTTCTTCCAGAGTGGACAGGCCAAGGTCCAGCAAG GTTACCTTAAGGAGGGCTGTGAGTTAATCAACGAGGCTTTGAACCTGTTCAACAACGTGTACGGGGCCATGCACGTGGAGATCTGTGCCTGCCTGCGTCTGCTGGCTCGCCTTAACTACATCATGGGAGACCACCATGAG GCTCTCAGTAACCAACAGAAGGCTGTCTTGATGAGTGAGAGGGTGCTGGGCGTCGAGCACCCCAACACTATCCAGGAATAT ATGCACTTGGCTCTGTACTGCTTTGCCAACGGTCAGCTGTCCACTGCCCTGAAGCTGCTGTACCGTGCCCGCTACCTCATGCTGATGGTGTGTGGGGAGGACCACCCTGAGATGGCGCTGCTAGAC AGTAACATTGGCCTGGTGCTGCATGGAGTAATGGAGTACGACCTGTCTCTGAGGTTCCTGGAGAACGCCTTGGCCATCAACTCCAAATACCACGGACCCCGCTCCCTCAAAGTAGCCCTCAG TCATCATCTGGTTGCGAGGGTTTACGAGAGCAAGGCGGAGTTCCGCTCTGCGCTCCAGCACGAGAAGGAGGGCTACACCATCTACAAAAACCAG GTGGGAGAGGCCCACGAGAAGACTAAAGAGAGCTCAGAGTACCTGAAGTACCTCACACAGCAGGCTGTGGCTTTGCAGAGAACCATGAACGAGATCTACAAGAACGGCTCCAACGCCAGCATCATGCCACTCAAG TTCACAGCACCCAGTATGGCCAGTGTTCTGGAACAGCTCAATATTATCAACGGTATCATCTTTATACCACTCAG CCAAAAGGACTTGGAAAACCTGAAGGCGGAGGTTCAGCGGCGGCAGCAGCTTCAGGAGTCAGGAAAAAGCATGGAGGAGCTCACTGTGGACGGTCCACTAGAGCTGGAGGACAAAATACCCATGGACGTTAATGTTGATTAA
- the LOC139386385 gene encoding clustered mitochondria protein homolog isoform X5 produces the protein MVSKTDDIQASVPNCNVNTVDLAEGETPDHQETKAPNKDPCACGHSASTVVMNGGGAHYHSEEESKQDGGGDTDGVEDSNEQEVIVIQDTGFTVKIQAPGTEPFDLQVSPQEMVQEIHQVLMDREDTCHRTCFSLQLDGNVLDNFAELKSIEGLQEGSLLKVVEEPYTVREARIHVRHIRDLLKSLDPSDAYNGVDCNSLSFLSVFTDGDLGDSGKRKKKGSDLEQIDCTPPEHILPGSKERPLVPLQPQNKDWKVIMTPMQCLKVLTMSGWNPPPGNRKMHGDLMYLYMVTVEERHISITASTRGFYLNQSTTYTFNPKPANPSFLSHSLVELLSQISPAFKKNFTVLQKTRVQRHPFERIATPFQVYSWTAPQVDHTMDCVRAEDAYTSRLGYEEHIPGQTRDWNEELQTTRELARKNLPERLLRERAIFKVHSDFAAAATRGSMAVIDGNVMAINPGEETRMQMFIWNNIFFSLGFDVRDHYRELGGDAAAHAAPTNDLNGVRAYGAVDVEGLYTLGTVVVDYRGYRVTAQSIIPGILEREQEQSVIYGSIDFGKTVVSHGKYLELLERTSRPLKVQRHNVLNEKDESVELCSSVECKGIIGNDGRHYILDLLRTFPPDLNFLPVEGEELSPESVRQGFPRQHRHRLACLRQELIEAFVEHRYLLFMKMAALQLMQQKANKDSKMATLTENNSPEAAVPALPSTENPDASAKSSETSTETLTDGKSDAVQIETTSTTDAPQPAATEATTTEAAPKAEQTTETDIPSAAATTMTASQATPTEDNVVPTVTTNGPLVPVATAIQNGECESPLEDPKSREVVLNACKAVGSISNTSFDIRFNPDIFSPGVRFPEDSVDDIQKQKQLLKDAAAFLVSCQIPSLVKDCLDHSALPMDGATLTEALHQRGINVRYLGNVLEFVDKTPAKAQLEHFYRIGISELITRCAKHIFKTYLQTMYSISQGVELSALSAAVSHFLNCFLSSFPDAVAHLPPDELVSRRKNRKRRNRVPGGGDNTAWASLTPSELWKNIVSEAQSYYNFTLHCENADQVVEKYGLQKITLLREISIKAGIQILIKEYNFDSRHKPAFTEEDILNIFPVVKHVNPKASDAFHFFQSGQAKVQQGYLKEGCELINEALNLFNNVYGAMHVEICACLRLLARLNYIMGDHHEALSNQQKAVLMSERVLGVEHPNTIQEYMHLALYCFANGQLSTALKLLYRARYLMLMVCGEDHPEMALLDSNIGLVLHGVMEYDLSLRFLENALAINSKYHGPRSLKVALSHHLVARVYESKAEFRSALQHEKEGYTIYKNQVGEAHEKTKESSEYLKYLTQQAVALQRTMNEIYKNGSNASIMPLKFTAPSMASVLEQLNIINGIIFIPLSQKDLENLKAEVQRRQQLQESGKSMEELTVDGPLELEDKIPMDVNVD, from the exons ATGGTGAGCAAGACGGATGACATCCAGGCGTCAGTACCCAACTGTAATGTTAACACAGTTGATCTTGCAGAAGGAGAAACGCCAGACCACCAAGAGACCAAGGCACCAAACAAGGATCCTTGTGCGTGTG GGCACAGTGCAAGCACAGTGGTGATGAATGGGGGCGGGGCCCACTACCATTCGGAGGAGGAGTCCAAGCAGGATGGGGGTGGTGACACGGACGGTGTGGAGGATTCTAACGAACAGGAAGTGATTGTGATTCAGGATACAGGTTTCACCGTGAAGATCCAGGCACCCGGGACGGAGCCTTTTGACCTCCAG GTTTCACCCCAGGAGATGGTGCAGGAGATCCACCAGGTGTTGATGGACCGTGAGGACACCTGTCATCGTACCTGTTTCTCCCTGCAGCTGGACGGCAACGTGCTGGATAACTTTGCTGAGCTCAAATCCATCGAGGGCCTGCAGGAGGGCTCCCTTCTCAAAGTAGTGGAAG AGCCCTACACAGTGCGCGAGGCCCGTATCCATGTGCGTCATATCAGAGACCTGCTGAAAAGCCTGGACCCATCTGATGCCTACAATGGAGTGGACTgcaactctctctccttcctcagtgTCTTCACCGACGGGGACCtaggag ACAGTGGTAAGCGGAAGAAGAAGGGCAGTGATCTGGAGCAGATAGACTGTACCCCTCCAGAACACATCCTGCCTGGCAGTAAAGAACGCCCCCTGGTTCCCCTCCAGCCACAGAACAAGGACTGGAAGGTAATAATGACG CCCATGCAGTGCCTGAAGGTCCTGACTATGAGTGGCTGGAACCCCCCCCCTGGCAACAGGAAGATGCATGGTGATCTTATGTACCTGTATATGGTGACTGTTGAGGAGAGACACATCAGTATCACCGCCTCCACACGTGGCTTCTACCTCAACCA GTCGACCACCTACACCTTCAACCCCAAGCCAGCCAACCCCAGCTTCCTGAGCCACTCGTTGGTTGAGCTGCTGAGCCAGATTAGCCCTGCCTTCAAAAAGAACTTCACTGTCCTGCAGAAGACAAG GGTCCAGCGGCATCCGTTTGAAAGGATAGCCACACCCTTCCAGGTGTACAGTTGGACCGCCCCCCAGGTGGACCACACCATGGACTGTGTCAGAGCTGAGGACGCTTACACCTCCCGTCTAGGCTACGAGGAACACATACCTGGACAG ACGCGAGACTGGAATGAGGAGTTGCAGACGACCAGAGAGCTGGCCCGGAAGAACCTGCCTGAACGCCTGCTGAGAGAGAGGGCCATCTTCAAG gtcCACAGTGACTTTGCGGCTGCTGCTACTCGGGGTTCCATGGCGGTGATCGACGGCAACGTGATGGCCATCAACCCTGGCGAGGAGACGCGTATGCAGATGTTTATCTGGAACAACATCTTCTTCTCCCTGGGCTTCGACGTCCGTGACCACTACCGCGAGCTGGGCGGGGACGCTGCTGCGCACGCTGCGCCCACCAACGACCTCAACGGTGTCCGGGCTTACGGGGCCGTAGACGTGGAGGGGCTGTACACCCTGGGGACTGTGGTGGTGGATTATCGTGGTTATCGTGTCACGGCCCAGTCGATCATCCCTGGTATtctggagagagagcaggagcagAGCGTTATCTACGGGTCTATCGACTTTGGGAAGACAGTGGTGTCTCATGGGAAGTACCTGGAACTTCTGGAGAGGACCAGTCGACCACTCAAG GTCCAGAGACACAATGTGCTGAATGAGAAGGATGAGTCCGTGGAGCTGTGTTCCTCTGTTGAGTGTAAGGGCATAATTGGCAACGATGGACGCCACTACATCCTGGACCTTCTGAGGACCTTCCCCCCTGACCTGAACTTCCTGCCTGTGGAAGGGGAGGAGCTTTCCCCTGAGAGTGTGAGACAGGGTTTCCCCCGCCAGCACCGCCACCGTCTGGCCTGCCTCCGACAGGAGCTCATTGAGGCCTTCGTCGAGCACAG ATACCTCCTCTTCATGAAGATGGCAGCACTCCAGCTGATGCAGCAGAAAGCCAACAAGGACAGCAAGATGGCCACCCTGACAGAGAATAACAGCCCCGAGGCAGCCGTTCCAGCCCTGCCCTCCACGGAGAACCCCGACGCTtcagccaagtcctcagaaaCTTCCACAGAAACCCTCACTGACGGCAAGTCCGACGCAGTCCAGATAGAGACCACCTCTACCACTGATGCCCCTCAGCCAGCAGCAACAGAAGCCACCACCACAGAAGCAGCCCCCAAGGCAGAACAAACAACAGAAACGGACATTCCCTCTGCTGCAGCAACAACCATGACTGCCTCCCAGGCAACCCCTACAGAGGATAATGTGGTTCCCACGGTGACCACCAATGGGCCATTGGTGCCCGTTGCCACAGCGATTCAGAACGGGGAGTGCGAGAGCCCTCTGGAGG ACCCTAAAAGCCGAGAGGTTGTCCTCAACGCCTGCAAGGCCGTGGGTTCCATCAGCAACACCTCCTTCGACATCCGCTTCAACCCAGACATCTTTTCTCCAG GAGTGCGTTTCCCTGAGGACAGTGTGGATGACATTCAGAAACAGAAGCAGCTGTTGAAGGATGCTGCAGCCTTCCTGGTGTCCTGTCAGATCCCCTCTCTG GTGAAGGACTGTCTGGACCACAGTGCTCTGCCTATGGATGGAGCCACGCTGACTGAGGCTCTGCACCAGAGGGGCATCAATGTGCGTTACCTAGGCAACGTGCTGGAGTTTGTGGACAAGACCCCAGCCAAGGCACAGCTGGAGCACTTCTAT AGAATAGGTATCAGCGAGTTGATCACCAGATGTGCGAAACATATCTTCAAGACATACCTCCAG ACTATGTACTCCATCTCCCAGGGTGTGGAGTTGTCGGCCCTCTCAGCTGCTGTCAGCCACTTCCTCAACTGCTTCCTGTCCTCCTTCCCTGATGCCGTGGCACACCTGCCTCCCGACGAGCTTGTGTCGCGCCGCAAGAACCGTAAACGCCGTAACCGAGTTCCAGGGGGAGGGGACAACACGGCGTGGGCCAGCCTGACACCCAGTGAGCTGTGGAAGAACATAGTCTCTGAGGCCCAGAGTTACTACAACTTCACCCTGCACTG TGAGAATGCTGACCAGGTAGTGGAGAAATACGGCCTTCAGAAGATCACCCTGCTCAGAGAAATCTCCATCAAAGCTGGCATCCAG ATCCTGATAAAGGAGTATAACTTTGACAGTCGCCACAAGCCTGCCTTCACAGAGGAGGACATCCTTAACATCTTCCCTGTGGTGAAGCACGTCAACCCCAAGGCCTCCGATGCCTTTCACTTCTTCCAGAGTGGACAGGCCAAGGTCCAGCAAG GTTACCTTAAGGAGGGCTGTGAGTTAATCAACGAGGCTTTGAACCTGTTCAACAACGTGTACGGGGCCATGCACGTGGAGATCTGTGCCTGCCTGCGTCTGCTGGCTCGCCTTAACTACATCATGGGAGACCACCATGAG GCTCTCAGTAACCAACAGAAGGCTGTCTTGATGAGTGAGAGGGTGCTGGGCGTCGAGCACCCCAACACTATCCAGGAATAT ATGCACTTGGCTCTGTACTGCTTTGCCAACGGTCAGCTGTCCACTGCCCTGAAGCTGCTGTACCGTGCCCGCTACCTCATGCTGATGGTGTGTGGGGAGGACCACCCTGAGATGGCGCTGCTAGAC AGTAACATTGGCCTGGTGCTGCATGGAGTAATGGAGTACGACCTGTCTCTGAGGTTCCTGGAGAACGCCTTGGCCATCAACTCCAAATACCACGGACCCCGCTCCCTCAAAGTAGCCCTCAG TCATCATCTGGTTGCGAGGGTTTACGAGAGCAAGGCGGAGTTCCGCTCTGCGCTCCAGCACGAGAAGGAGGGCTACACCATCTACAAAAACCAG GTGGGAGAGGCCCACGAGAAGACTAAAGAGAGCTCAGAGTACCTGAAGTACCTCACACAGCAGGCTGTGGCTTTGCAGAGAACCATGAACGAGATCTACAAGAACGGCTCCAACGCCAGCATCATGCCACTCAAG TTCACAGCACCCAGTATGGCCAGTGTTCTGGAACAGCTCAATATTATCAACGGTATCATCTTTATACCACTCAG CCAAAAGGACTTGGAAAACCTGAAGGCGGAGGTTCAGCGGCGGCAGCAGCTTCAGGAGTCAGGAAAAAGCATGGAGGAGCTCACTGTGGACGGTCCACTAGAGCTGGAGGACAAAATACCCATGGACGTTAATGTTGATTAA